One genomic region from Pseudomonas sp. R5-89-07 encodes:
- a CDS encoding methyl-accepting chemotaxis protein, whose amino-acid sequence MEQQYRQVDQVATASHEMSATAQDVARSAAQAAQAARDADQSTCDGLTVIGQTTSNIGLLAADMSTAMAQVEGLASNSEKIGSVLEVIRGIAEQTNLLALNAAIEAARAGEAGRGFAVVADEVRNLARRTQESVEETRVVIEHLQSGTAEVVGAMGNSYRQAQGSVEQVGQAVTALRQIGDAVTVISDMNLQIASAAEEQSAVAEEINNNVATIRDVTESLSEQANESARVSRALNSLANQQQGLMDQFRV is encoded by the coding sequence ATGGAGCAACAGTATCGCCAGGTCGACCAAGTGGCCACGGCCTCTCACGAAATGAGCGCCACCGCTCAGGACGTGGCCCGTAGCGCAGCCCAAGCCGCGCAAGCCGCCCGCGATGCCGACCAGTCCACCTGCGATGGCCTGACCGTGATCGGCCAGACCACCAGCAACATCGGCCTGCTGGCGGCGGACATGAGCACCGCCATGGCACAGGTTGAAGGCCTGGCCAGCAACAGCGAGAAGATCGGCTCGGTGCTCGAAGTGATTCGCGGCATCGCCGAGCAGACCAACCTGCTGGCGCTCAATGCCGCCATCGAGGCTGCCCGCGCCGGTGAGGCTGGCCGTGGCTTTGCCGTGGTGGCCGACGAAGTGCGCAACCTGGCACGGCGCACCCAGGAGTCGGTGGAAGAAACGCGCGTGGTGATCGAACACTTGCAAAGCGGCACCGCAGAAGTGGTCGGTGCCATGGGCAACAGCTATCGCCAGGCTCAGGGCAGTGTCGAGCAGGTCGGCCAGGCGGTCACCGCGCTACGCCAGATCGGTGACGCCGTCACCGTGATCAGCGACATGAACCTGCAAATCGCCAGCGCCGCCGAAGAGCAAAGCGCAGTGGCCGAGGAGATCAACAACAACGTGGCGACGATTCGGGATGTGACCGAGTCGCTGTCGGAACAGGCCAATGAATCGGCGCGGGTGAGCCGGGCGTTGAACAGCCTGGCGAATCAGCAGCAGGGGTTGATGGATCAGTTTCGGGTGTAG
- a CDS encoding sensor histidine kinase, whose amino-acid sequence MKSIQRRLSLGLISVMVVVGVVLAQTSLWLFEAGLQRYLEAGLRNDSESLLSALVRGPNGVQLDEHRLSPAYQRPFSGHYFRIDFADTHWRSRSLWDQELPTLPEAGLKGNLQLGPEGQKLLVLRSDYKRFGQPISISVAQDYTPVRESFRLMRQIGLVLGLAALLVVLVLQRITVRRALRPLETARNQIAQLQQGQRSQLDTQVPLELEPLVAQINHLLAHTEDSLKRSRNALGNLGHALKTPLAVMLSAASSEALRDQPQLSQLLRDQLEQVQQRLNRELNRARLAGETLPGALFDCEKELPGLLATLNMIHGEHLDLSYHVAAGLQLPWDREDLLELLGNLLDNACKWADAEVRLSVSDTPHGYLLAVEDDGPGIPEAQRDQVFSRGARLDEQIDGHGLGLGIVRDIVEVWGGVLQLQESELGGLKALIELPHRHV is encoded by the coding sequence ATGAAGTCGATCCAGCGGCGCCTGAGCCTGGGGTTGATCAGCGTGATGGTGGTCGTCGGCGTAGTGCTGGCACAAACCAGCCTGTGGCTGTTCGAGGCCGGGTTGCAGCGCTATCTGGAGGCCGGCCTGCGCAACGACAGCGAAAGCCTGTTGTCGGCCCTGGTGCGTGGGCCCAACGGTGTACAGTTGGATGAGCATCGCCTGTCACCCGCCTATCAGCGCCCATTCTCGGGGCACTATTTCCGCATTGATTTTGCCGACACGCACTGGCGTTCCCGCTCATTGTGGGACCAGGAACTGCCAACGCTCCCCGAGGCCGGGCTCAAGGGTAACCTGCAATTGGGGCCTGAAGGCCAAAAGCTGTTGGTATTACGCTCGGACTACAAGCGCTTTGGCCAGCCAATTTCCATCAGCGTGGCGCAGGACTACACGCCGGTGCGGGAAAGCTTTCGCCTGATGCGCCAGATCGGCCTGGTACTGGGGCTGGCGGCATTGCTGGTGGTGTTGGTACTGCAACGCATCACCGTGCGCCGCGCCTTGCGCCCGCTGGAAACCGCGCGCAACCAGATCGCCCAGTTGCAACAGGGCCAGCGTTCGCAACTGGACACCCAGGTGCCGCTGGAGCTGGAGCCATTGGTGGCGCAGATCAACCATTTGCTGGCGCACACCGAAGACAGCCTCAAACGCTCGCGCAATGCCCTGGGCAACCTGGGGCACGCGCTGAAAACCCCATTGGCGGTGATGTTGAGTGCAGCGTCGAGCGAGGCCCTCAGGGATCAGCCGCAGTTGAGCCAGTTGTTGCGCGATCAGCTTGAGCAGGTGCAGCAGCGTCTCAACCGCGAGCTCAATCGCGCGCGCCTGGCGGGCGAAACCCTGCCGGGTGCGCTGTTCGACTGTGAAAAAGAACTGCCGGGGCTGTTGGCTACCTTGAACATGATCCATGGCGAACATCTGGACCTGAGCTACCACGTCGCCGCCGGCCTGCAACTGCCGTGGGACCGTGAAGATTTGCTGGAGTTACTCGGCAACTTGCTGGACAACGCCTGCAAATGGGCGGATGCCGAAGTTCGATTGAGTGTGAGCGATACACCGCACGGTTATCTGCTGGCGGTTGAAGACGACGGCCCCGGTATTCCAGAAGCCCAGCGCGATCAGGTATTCAGCCGTGGCGCACGCCTGGATGAACAGATCGACGGCCATGGCCTGGGGCTGGGCATCGTGCGCGATATTGTCGAAGTGTGGGGCGGGGTGTTGCAGTTGCAGGAAAGTGAGCTGGGTGGGCTCAAGGCGCTGATCGAGCTGCCACACCGGCACGTCTGA